The Aspergillus luchuensis IFO 4308 DNA, chromosome 7, nearly complete sequence genome has a segment encoding these proteins:
- a CDS encoding Rtr1/RPAP2 family protein phosphatase (COG:S;~EggNog:ENOG410PPSI;~InterPro:IPR007308,IPR038534,IPR039693;~PFAM:PF04181;~go_function: GO:0008420 - RNA polymerase II CTD heptapeptide repeat phosphatase activity [Evidence IEA];~go_function: GO:0043175 - RNA polymerase core enzyme binding [Evidence IEA];~go_process: GO:0070940 - dephosphorylation of RNA polymerase II C-terminal domain [Evidence IEA]) produces the protein MPSGRPTPILKTSLPSIHAATAASGPSNSAPNRRASPSKPPQMPQQQQQQLPSSIANRTDVDPRHLAIALHHANQIQAQKDTEVLILDRILRLVELPSSRSADPASPSPDDVREFKSALVPFQPADYDNLIEERNIEGLCGYGLCPRERRKEDGRGSFRITWGAKGSGRGGRGREMDIVPKEKLEMWCSNECAERAMYIRVQLAEEPVWERRADDARGKHLVLLEEARAKEGKGKMRDPVSIRDVAGQLDSMHLEKLRGPGDMADDIARLSVRDEARSRELAMERGDAHPALYTGRVDIQVQENDNPRGPAKAPQMRPGDEKGGSIEGYVPHEN, from the coding sequence ATGCCCTCTGGACGGCCAACCCCAATTTTGAAGacctctcttccttcgaTCCACGCAGCGACCGCTGCATCTGGCCCCTCCAATTCCGCCCCAAACCGTCGGGCGTCACCTTCTAAACCCCCTCAAATGcctcaacagcaacagcagcaactacCTAGCTCAATTGCAAACCGGACAGATGTCGATCCGCGCCATCTAGCTATCGCCTTGCATCATGCGAATCAAATTCAAGCCCAGAAGGACACAGAGGTCCTGATTCTCGACCGCATTCTGAGACTCGTTGAACTTCCGTCTTCCCGTTCAGCAGATCCTGCATCACCCTCCCCCGACGATGTTCGGGAGTTCAAGTCCGCCTTAGTCCCCTTTCAACCCGCCGACTACGACAATCTGATCGAGGAGAGGAATATCGAGGGTCTCTGTGGCTACGGCCTATGCCCTCGAGAGCGTCGCAAGGAAGATGGTAGAGGCTCGTTTCGCATAACGTGGGGTGCGAAGGGAAGCGGGCGGGGTGGCCGCGGCCGCGAGATGGATATCGTTCCCAAAGAGAAGCTCGAGATGTGGTGCTCAAATGAGTGCGCCGAAAGAGCCATGTACATCCGAGTACAGCTGGCCGAAGAACCGGTCTGGGAAAGAAGGGCTGACGATGCACGTGGCAAGCATCTCGTCTTGCTGGAGGAGGCCAGGGCGAAAGAAGGCAAGGGCAAGATGAGAGATCCCGTCTCTATCCGCGACGTTGCCGGCCAGTTGGACAGTATGCACTTGGAGAAACTACGAGGCCCTGGCGATATGGCAGATGACATTGCACGACTCTCCGTCCGCGACGAGGCTCGTTCACGAGAACTGGCCATGGAACGAGGAGATGCGCATCCTGCCCTCTATACTGGCAGAGTGGATATTCAAGTCCAAGAGAACGATAACCCCCGCGGGCCAGCGAAAGCACCGCAGATGCGTCCTGGAGACGAGAAGGGAGGCTCCATCGAAGGATATGTTCCTCATGAGAACTAA
- the RPS17 gene encoding 40S ribosomal protein eS17 (COG:J;~EggNog:ENOG410PMV6;~InterPro:IPR036401,IPR018273,IPR001210;~PFAM:PF00833;~go_component: GO:0005840 - ribosome [Evidence IEA];~go_function: GO:0003735 - structural constituent of ribosome [Evidence IEA];~go_process: GO:0006412 - translation [Evidence IEA]), whose protein sequence is MGRVRTKTVKRSAKVVIERYYPKLTLDFETNKRICDEIAIIASKRLRNKIAGYTTHLMKRIQRGPVRGISFKLQEEERERKDQYVPEVSALDVSQTESGQLDVDSETKDLLKSMGVRFPPQ, encoded by the exons ATGGGTCGCGTCCGTACCAAG ACAGTCAAGCGTTCCGCTAAGGTCGTCATCGAGCGTTACTACCCCAAGTTGACGCTCGACTTCGAGACCAACAAGCGTATCTGCGATGAGATCGCTATCATTGCCTCCAAGCGTCTCCGCAACAAG ATTGCTGGTTACACCACCCACCTTATGAAGCGTATCCAGCGTGGCCCTGTCCGCGGTATCTCCTTCAAGctccaggaggaggagcgtgAGCGCAAGGATCAGTACGTTCCTGAGGTCTCCGCTCTGGATGTTTCCCAGACCGAGTCCGGCCAGCTCGACGTCGACTCTGAGACCAAGGACCTGCTTAAGAGCATGGGCGTACGTTTTCCCCCTCAATGA
- a CDS encoding mitochondrial 37S ribosomal protein bS1m (COG:S;~EggNog:ENOG410PG7D;~InterPro:IPR016712;~PFAM:PF11709) produces the protein MSAMATARLSPTANLLRKSRLFALPQALTPPPTPPTSKNVNESETATLPHPIRASIVTPSSSLSRGDWGLKRPLPAKSTSERSSRPVVRVNALDTFEHITDFESAADHTVTLEKFQELNMPISLPARVTYGTSIIPRHQSPFESHVDNTHTSEGLKEPGARQFRHSGPWLAGQTEAEFQAYLKKVRKNKPEILQKLREYFVAKREAEQRKQAQDNGQDLATLRPVEITDEEFQVYLKKLRTDPFSLGPVVFELLDLPSPPAVPSSRLNNPYYQSPGSKLSSAEYVASGPPRTHPSAGLSYTRSHALIYNHPKYGPQAHQRPVEARILRPRGRKGKNTKAIAGVAGIAVEDLNTVTFTEQDSPAGLAYFDASIPGGAKYWATPIRAFVDSEGKIGLASYRASATAKAPYGIDSQKKPGSYSISDVARGDQRVVPRLDRQRNAAAETEEVARNLMKSLGS, from the coding sequence ATGTCCGCCATGGCAACAGCCAGGCTATCTCCGACAGCAAATCTGCTGCGGAAGTCTCGCCTTTTCGCTCTTCCACAGGCTCTGACGCCACCCCCGACTCCGCCGACCTCGAAAAATGTCAACGAATCCGAGACCGCaacccttcctcatcctatCCGAGCGTCCATCGTCACACCatcgtcttctctttctaGGGGTGACTGGGGTCTGAAGAGGCCTCTCCCCGCCAAATCGACGTCCGAAAGATCTTCCAGGCCCGTGGTCAGAGTCAATGCACTCGATACCTTCGAACACATCACGGACTTCGAGTCCGCGGCCGATCATACGGTGACCCTGGAGAAATTCCAGGAGCTTAACATGCCGATTTCGCTCCCCGCGAGAGTCACTTACGGAACCAGCATCATTCCCAGACACCAGAGTCCATTCGAATCGCATGTCGACAACACACATACCAGCGAAGGCCTGAAGGAGCCCGGCGCGAGGCAGTTCAGGCACTCTGGGCCCTGGCTTGCCGGGCAGACGGAGGCCGAGTTCCAGGCATACTTGAAGAAGGTCCGCAAGAACAAGCCCGAGATCTTACAGAAGCTTCGCGAGTATTTTGTCGCCAAGCGCGAAGCCGAGCAAAGGAAGCAGGCACAAGATAACGGCCAGGATCTGGCAACTCTCCGACCTGTCGAGATCACCGACGAAGAATTCCAGGTTTACCTCAAGAAACTCCGCACGGATCCGTTCTCACTCGGCCCTGTTGTCTttgagcttctggatctgCCGTCTCCTCCGGCCGTACCGAGCAGCCGACTCAACAACCCATACTACCAGTCCCCCGGCAGCAAGCTCTCTTCCGCTGAGTATGTCGCATCCGGACCTCCAAGGACGCATCCCTCGGCGGGTCTGTCTTACACGAGATCGCATGCTTTGATCTACAACCACCCCAAGTATGGACCCCAGGCCCACCAACGCCCAGTGGAGGCACGTATCTTGCGCCCCAGAGGACGGAAGGGCAAGAACACGAAGGCAATTGCGGGTGTTGCTGGTATTGCCGTGGAAGACTTGAACACCGTCACCTTCACTGAGCAGGACTCTCCGGCTGGGCTTGCCTACTTTGACGCCTCTATCCCCGGTGGTGCTAAGTACTGGGCCACGCCCATCCGGGCCTTTGTCGACTCGGAAGGCAAGATTGGCCTGGCCTCTTACCGCGCTAGCGCCACTGCTAAGGCCCCCTACGGAATCGAtagccagaagaagcccggATCGTACAGCATCTCTGACGTGGCTCGCGGCGACCAGCGCGTGGTCCCGAGACTGGATAGACAGCGGAACGCCGCAGCAGAGACCGAGGAGGTTGCGCGGAACCTCATGAAGAGCCTTGGCTCATAG
- the GRE2_3 gene encoding SDR family oxidoreductase (COG:V;~EggNog:ENOG410PJT2;~InterPro:IPR001509,IPR036291;~PFAM:PF01073,PF16363,PF07993,PF01370;~go_function: GO:0003824 - catalytic activity [Evidence IEA]) — protein MPKVLLSGGSGFIAAHVVDILLAHGFDTVVTVRSEEKGQRILEAHPNTPKEKLSYVIVKDIAAEGAFDEAVKSDPPFDYVLHTASPFHHNVQDPVKDFLDPAIKGTTGILKAIKAYAPTVKRVVITSSFAAIVNGKKHADSYSEKNWNPVTWEEALISSNTYRASKTFAEKAAWDFVEKEKPNFDIATINPPFVFGPVVHYLNSLDAINTSNQKVRDVIQGKWKDAIPPSFTFLWVDVRDVALAHVRAIEVPEAGGQRFFVTAGYYTNKEIADVVRESLPELEDKLPSKDIPSDFPADIYGYDNKRSVDVLGIQYRTLKESIADTAKSLLSIGV, from the exons ATGCCCAAAGTTCTCTTGAGTG GAGGTAGCGGCTTCATTGCTGCTCACGTTGTTGACATCCTGCTCGCGCACGG CTTCGACACCGTAGTCACCGTGAGgtccgaggagaagggccaAAGGATTCTAGAGGCTCATCCAAATACGCCAAAAGAAAAGCTTTCCTACGTTATTGTCAAGGATATCGCAGCAGAGGGTGCCTTTGATGAA GCCGTCAAATCTGACCCGCCATTCGACTATGTCCTGCATACTGCATCGCCCTTTCACCACAATGTGCAAGATCCAGTGAAAGACTTCTTGGACCCCGCCATCAAGGGAACAACCGGTATACTGAAGGCAATCAAGGCCTATGCTCCAACAGTGAAGAGGGTCGTTATCACTTCTTCATTCGCAGCGATTGTCAATGGCAAGAAGCATGCCGATTCGTACAGCGAGAAGAATTGGAACCCGGTAACTTGGGAGGAagccttgatctcctctaATACCTACCGTGCGAGCAAG ACTTTTGCAGAGAAAGCAGCCTGGGACTTTgtagagaaggagaagccgaaCTTCGATATTGCAACTATCAACCCGCCCTTTGTTTTTGGGCCAGTTGTGCATTATCTGAACTCATTGGACGCCATCAACACTTCGAACCAGAAAGTTCGTGACGTGATTCAGGGAAAGTGGAAGGACGCCATTCCTCCATCCTTCACATTCCTCTGGGTAGATGTGCGCGATGTTGCACTTGCGCATGTTAGGGCTATCGAGGTCCCAGAGGCCGGTGGCCAGCGTTTCTTTGTCACCGCCGGTTATTACACAAACAAAGAGATTGCAGACGTGGTCCGAGAATCGCTGCCCGAACTTGAAGATAAATTGCCCTCGAAGGACATTCCGAGTGATTTTCCGGCGGACATCTACGGCTACGACAACAAGAGATCCGTTGATGTTTTGGGCATCCAATACCGGACATTGAAAGAGTCCATTGCTGACACGGCTAAGTCATTGTTGTCCATTGGCGTCTGA